DNA sequence from the Alkaliphilus metalliredigens QYMF genome:
CGGAGGGGGCCGAATTTATCCATGTAGTGGATTTAGACGGTGCCTTTGGTAAGGGAGAAGAGAACATGGAAGCTATTGAAGCCATTGTGAAGGCAGTGGAGATTCCCATTCAAGTAGGGGGCGGTATTAGAAGCATTGAGAAAATTCAACAACTACTAGACCTTGGGGTAACCCGTGTGATTCTAGGAACCAAGGCCTTAACCGACGAAGCATTTTTAAGAGAGGCTATCGAAAAATATGGGGATAGGATCATTGTTTCCATTGATGCCAAAGAGGGCTATGTAGCAACGGAAGGCTGGGTGAAAACCAGTAGTCGAAGGGCTTTGGATTTTGCTAAATCCATCGAGGAGATAGGTGTGAAACGAATTGTGTATACAGATATTGCTAAGGATGGCATGCTCCAAGGACCCAACTTTGATGAGATTCAAAGGATGAAGGATTCAGTGGGGATGGAAGTGATTGCATCGGGAGGCATTTCATGTGAAACGGATCTCCAGGGATTAAAGGAGATGGATGTTAAAGGGGTGATCGTTGGAAAGGCACTCTATGAAGGCAAGGTTCAACTGGGGAAATTAAGGGGGATGGATATATGATTACCAAACGAATTATTCCTTGCCTCGATGTTCGCAAGGGACGGGTGGTGAAGGGTGTCAATTTTGTTGACATAAAGGATGCCGGGGACCCTGTGGCCTTGGCTAGGGCCTATAATGACCAGGGGGCCGATGAGATTGTATTTTTAGACATCACTGCCTCCCATGAGGAACGATATATTTTGCTGGATGTCGTAAAAAAGACCTCGGAGGAGATTTTTATTCCATTGACTGTAGGGGGTGGCATTCGAACAGTGGAGGACATGAGACAGATTATAAAATCTGGAGCCGATAAGGTTTCCATCAATTCCAGTGCTGTGAAAAATCCTAGTATGATTACAGATTGTGCCAGACAATTTGGTAGCCAAGCAGTGGTGATTGCCATGGATGTCAAAAGAGGAGCAGATGGCAGGTATGAGGTATATGTCAGAGGGGGAAGAGAAAAGACAGGACTTGAGGCAGTGGACTGGGCAAGAAGGGTAGCCCAATTAGGGGCAGGGGAGATCCTCCTAACCAGTATGGATCGAGATGGGACAAAATCAGGATATGATTTAGAGATTACAAAGCGAATCAGCCAGGCAGTGAATATTCCTGTGATTGCATCGGGAGGTGCAGGTAGTGTTCAGGATTTTGCTGATGCCTTTATAGAGGGGCAGGCCGATGCAGCTCTGGCCGCATCATTATTTCATTATAACGAAGTATCAATTCCTCGGTTAAAGCAAAGCTTGCATGAAATGGATATATCAATGAGAAGGTAGGGATGAGGGTGAAAGGACTAGAAGAAGTTACATTTGACGAAAAAGGATTGGTTGCGACCATTATACAAGAGATGAGTAGTAATGAGGTATTGATGGTAGCCTATATGAATAGAGAATCCCTTAAAAAGACACTGGAAACCAAGGAAACCTGGTTTTGGAGCCGAAGTAGAGGTGAACTGTGGCATAAGGGCGGAACTTCAGGGCATATTCAGCGGGTTAAGGAAATGAGATACGATTGTGATGGAGATGCATTGCTGGTGAAAGTGGAGCAAACTGGAGTCGCCTGTCACACGGGAGAAAAGAGCTGTTTTTATAGCACGTTATATAAAGAAGAAGCAGTCAAGAAGAAAGAAGCTATGTTGGAGGAAAGTGAAAATATTGAGGAGCTACTGAGTTCTCTTTATGAAAGAATTGTGGATCGAAAAGCACATCCAAAACAAGGGTCTTATACAAATTATTTATTCGATAAGGGCGTTGATAAAATATTAAAAAAGGTAGGGGAAGAGGCTTCCGAGGTGATCATTGCAGCTAAAAACCCCGGAAAAGAAGAGCTGGTCAGTGAAACAAGTGACCTACTTTATCACCTGCTGGTATTGTTAGTAGAAAAGGGTGTGTCCCTTGAGGCGATCTATCAAGAGCTCAATAGTAGAGAAAAGTGATATGATTTTTGTAAAAAAGTGCCCATTTGATGAAAGTATGGCTAATCATCAAATGGGCATTTCTTATGTTTTTTGGATTCTTTTAGTTTTTTACTCTTTTACTGTTCTTTAAATTTAATCAATAACTCACCTGATTGAACCTGTTGCTTTTCCTTAACCAAGATAGATTCTATCACACCGGATACTGGAGCGGTAATACTTGCCTCCATTTTCATGGCTTCAAGAATGATGATGGGTTCCTTTGCCTTGATGGTGTCGCCTTCCTTAACAAGAACCTTCAAGACTGTTCCAGGAATGCTTGCACCGATCTCAAGCTTGTTATG
Encoded proteins:
- the hisIE gene encoding bifunctional phosphoribosyl-AMP cyclohydrolase/phosphoribosyl-ATP diphosphatase HisIE yields the protein MRVKGLEEVTFDEKGLVATIIQEMSSNEVLMVAYMNRESLKKTLETKETWFWSRSRGELWHKGGTSGHIQRVKEMRYDCDGDALLVKVEQTGVACHTGEKSCFYSTLYKEEAVKKKEAMLEESENIEELLSSLYERIVDRKAHPKQGSYTNYLFDKGVDKILKKVGEEASEVIIAAKNPGKEELVSETSDLLYHLLVLLVEKGVSLEAIYQELNSREK
- the hisA gene encoding 1-(5-phosphoribosyl)-5-[(5-phosphoribosylamino)methylideneamino]imidazole-4-carboxamide isomerase — its product is MIIYPAIDIQGGQCVRLTQGKKEERKMYFDSPQAVAQRWQAEGAEFIHVVDLDGAFGKGEENMEAIEAIVKAVEIPIQVGGGIRSIEKIQQLLDLGVTRVILGTKALTDEAFLREAIEKYGDRIIVSIDAKEGYVATEGWVKTSSRRALDFAKSIEEIGVKRIVYTDIAKDGMLQGPNFDEIQRMKDSVGMEVIASGGISCETDLQGLKEMDVKGVIVGKALYEGKVQLGKLRGMDI
- the hisF gene encoding imidazole glycerol phosphate synthase subunit HisF, which codes for MITKRIIPCLDVRKGRVVKGVNFVDIKDAGDPVALARAYNDQGADEIVFLDITASHEERYILLDVVKKTSEEIFIPLTVGGGIRTVEDMRQIIKSGADKVSINSSAVKNPSMITDCARQFGSQAVVIAMDVKRGADGRYEVYVRGGREKTGLEAVDWARRVAQLGAGEILLTSMDRDGTKSGYDLEITKRISQAVNIPVIASGGAGSVQDFADAFIEGQADAALAASLFHYNEVSIPRLKQSLHEMDISMRR